A window of the Hordeum vulgare subsp. vulgare chromosome 5H, MorexV3_pseudomolecules_assembly, whole genome shotgun sequence genome harbors these coding sequences:
- the LOC123398431 gene encoding uncharacterized protein LOC123398431, producing the protein MEDDAQIKSIHHELSQGDRCRVCKHEIAVCRDAQGPPCHVGIPITRLYRSKMFVSCAIRHIFEEDIHRIEPDVMQGDINSWTAYFFTFERLQYEVTFQYDDLATKIVGEGWQQLLDDYVVCPGDMMYIYMSNGGYNLSVDIKRDGVQQIPLSYVGMLFHFVLSCFYTTIFNMVFLVLSCVNLNSIYIWPERDYLMRTFFCFFHSILSLKLAERPKDTTNIKALAIHL; encoded by the exons ATGGAGGACGATGCGCAGATAAAGTCAATTCATCATGAATTATCCCAA GGGGATAGGTGCCGTGTTTGCAAGCATGAAATTGCTGTCTGTCGTGATGCACAAGGTCCACCGTGTCATGTAGGGATACCGATCACAAGGTTATATCGCTCGAAGATG TTTGTTTCATGCGCTATCCGGCATATCTTTGAAGAAGACATCCATCGTATTGAACCAGATGTGATGCAAGGAGACATCAATAGTTGGACTGCTTACTTTTTTACTTTTGAGAGGCTGCAGTATGAGGTTACATTTCAGTATGATGATTTGGCTACAAAGATCGTGGGTGAGGGATGGCAGCAGCTTCTAGATGATTATGTTGTGTGTCCAGGCGATATGATGTATATCTACATGAGTAACGGAGGCTACAACCTCTCAGTCGACATAAAGAGGGATGGCGTCCAACAGATACCGCTCAGTTATGTTGGAATGTTGTTTCATTTTGTATTATCATGCTTTTACACGACGATCTTTAACATGGTTTTTCTAGTTCTATCGTGTGTTAATCTTAACTCAATATACATCTGGCCTGAACGAGATTATCTGATGCGGACATTCTTCTGTTTTTTTCATAGTATTCTATCCTTGAAACTAGCTGAAAGACCAAAAGATACGACAAATATTAAGGCTCTTGCTATACACCTTTAA